Proteins found in one Amycolatopsis aidingensis genomic segment:
- a CDS encoding GNAT family N-acetyltransferase, producing MLNLEALRDQPSLTGKKVRLVQLDQRHLDGLWQSLQDPEVIRLTGTHVVFTREYVAERLAGWPGAAHRADWAITAVEDGGFLGDAALNELDEANESMSFRIALSGPAEFGKGYGTEATRLVLDFAFGMVGLHRVGLEVFAHNPRARRVYEKCGFVREGVLREALYWEGERHDVLVMSVLATDHRLR from the coding sequence ATGCTCAACCTGGAGGCGCTGCGGGACCAGCCCAGCCTGACCGGAAAGAAGGTCCGGTTGGTGCAACTCGATCAGCGGCACCTGGACGGGCTGTGGCAGTCGCTGCAGGATCCCGAGGTCATCCGGCTCACCGGGACACACGTGGTCTTCACCCGCGAGTACGTCGCCGAGCGGCTCGCCGGCTGGCCGGGAGCCGCGCACCGGGCCGACTGGGCCATCACGGCCGTCGAGGACGGCGGGTTCCTCGGGGACGCGGCGTTGAACGAGCTGGACGAGGCCAACGAGTCGATGAGCTTCCGGATCGCGCTGTCCGGCCCGGCTGAGTTCGGCAAGGGTTACGGCACGGAGGCGACCCGGCTGGTGCTGGACTTCGCCTTCGGCATGGTCGGCCTGCACCGGGTGGGCCTGGAGGTGTTCGCGCACAACCCGCGGGCCAGGCGGGTGTACGAGAAGTGCGGGTTCGTCCGCGAGGGCGTGCTGCGCGAGGCGCTGTACTGGGAGGGCGAGCGACACGATGTGCTGGTGATGTCCGTCCTGGCGACCGATCACCGGCTACGGTGA
- the ligD gene encoding non-homologous end-joining DNA ligase, whose amino-acid sequence MAKNGEPVEYTVGQRTVRVSSPDKVYFPDRGITKREVVEHYIAVGEPLLQAIGERPTTLKRYPDGVTGEYFYAKRVPKGAPEWVQTARITFPSGRTADEVCPTEPAVFAWAANLGTFDFHPWPVRRPEVDHPDELRIDVDPPDELGFADAVRVAGTVREVLDDAGLVGYPKTSGGRGVHVLVRIRAEWDFIDVRHALIALGREVERRAPKLATMSWWKEERDGRVFIDYNQAARDRTVASSWSVRGTPRATVSTPLTWDQLTEVHPDDFDVRTVAGWLAEHGNAHADIDSHAFGLETLLDWYARDERDLGQAEMPYPPDYPKMPGEPKRVQPSRSRPDT is encoded by the coding sequence GTGGCCAAGAACGGTGAGCCCGTCGAGTACACGGTAGGGCAGCGCACGGTGCGGGTGAGCAGCCCGGACAAGGTCTACTTCCCGGATCGCGGCATTACCAAGCGCGAGGTGGTGGAGCACTACATCGCGGTCGGTGAGCCGCTGTTGCAGGCGATCGGGGAGCGGCCGACCACTCTGAAGCGGTACCCGGACGGGGTTACCGGCGAGTACTTCTATGCCAAGCGGGTGCCCAAGGGTGCGCCGGAGTGGGTGCAGACCGCGCGGATCACCTTCCCATCCGGGCGCACCGCCGACGAGGTCTGCCCGACCGAGCCCGCAGTGTTCGCCTGGGCGGCCAACCTCGGTACTTTCGACTTCCACCCGTGGCCGGTGCGCAGGCCGGAGGTGGACCACCCGGACGAGCTGCGGATCGACGTGGACCCGCCGGACGAGCTCGGCTTCGCGGACGCGGTGCGGGTCGCGGGCACGGTGCGCGAGGTGCTGGACGACGCCGGGCTGGTGGGATACCCGAAGACCTCCGGTGGCCGGGGCGTGCACGTGCTGGTCCGGATCCGTGCGGAATGGGACTTCATCGACGTCCGGCACGCCCTGATCGCGCTGGGCCGGGAGGTCGAGCGCAGGGCGCCGAAGCTCGCCACGATGTCCTGGTGGAAAGAGGAGCGGGACGGGCGGGTGTTCATCGACTACAACCAGGCCGCGCGGGACCGCACGGTGGCCTCCTCCTGGTCGGTGCGCGGTACCCCGCGGGCCACTGTGTCCACCCCGCTGACCTGGGACCAGCTGACCGAGGTACACCCGGACGACTTCGACGTGCGCACCGTCGCCGGCTGGCTCGCAGAGCACGGCAACGCGCACGCCGATATCGACTCCCATGCCTTCGGGCTCGAGACCCTGCTCGACTGGTACGCCAGGGACGAGCGCGACCTGGGCCAGGCCGAGATGCCCTACCCGCCGGACTACCCGAAGATGCCCGGCGAGCCGAAGCGCGTCCAGCCCAGCAGGTCCCGCCCGGACACCTGA
- a CDS encoding LLM class flavin-dependent oxidoreductase, whose product MRSLSSFRLSVLDRSQARQGHGHAEALRDTVRFATELETLGYHRFWVSEHHSVPGVAGSAPTVLAAAIASATSRIRVGTGGVMLPNHQPLVVAEQFGVLDALFPGRIDMGLGRSVGFTGGIRRALGRDKEAAEDFAGQVSELLGYVTGTQRAHPGVHAIPAEGARVAPFVLATGAGANVAAELGLPLVIAAVRGEDAMLAAIEGYRARFRPSVWSPEPYVMVSTAVAVAESTEQARRLLMPEAWALTEARTRGVFPPQRPPQEVAALPMNDRERGLFQEAMAGQLYGTGPEVEQQLSGLVERSGADEVLVTMSTFDPAAKLDSYRRLAALTARQPSLNSA is encoded by the coding sequence GTGAGGTCGCTGTCGTCGTTCCGGCTTTCCGTGCTCGACCGCTCCCAGGCGCGGCAGGGACACGGCCACGCCGAGGCCCTGCGGGACACGGTCCGCTTCGCCACCGAGCTGGAGACGCTCGGTTACCACCGCTTCTGGGTGTCCGAGCACCACAGCGTTCCCGGAGTCGCCGGTTCGGCGCCGACCGTGCTGGCGGCCGCGATCGCCTCGGCCACCTCGCGTATCCGGGTCGGCACCGGCGGGGTGATGCTGCCGAACCATCAGCCACTGGTGGTGGCCGAGCAGTTCGGTGTGCTCGACGCGCTCTTCCCTGGCCGGATCGACATGGGGCTGGGCCGCTCGGTGGGCTTCACCGGCGGCATCCGGCGGGCGCTGGGCCGGGACAAGGAGGCCGCCGAGGACTTCGCGGGGCAGGTGTCGGAGCTACTCGGATATGTCACCGGTACCCAGCGGGCGCATCCCGGGGTCCACGCGATCCCCGCGGAGGGGGCACGGGTGGCCCCGTTCGTCCTGGCCACCGGCGCCGGTGCGAATGTGGCGGCCGAGCTCGGGCTGCCGCTGGTGATCGCCGCCGTGCGCGGCGAGGACGCGATGCTGGCGGCCATCGAAGGTTACCGCGCCCGGTTCCGCCCCTCGGTCTGGTCGCCGGAGCCTTATGTCATGGTGTCCACCGCGGTGGCCGTGGCCGAGTCGACCGAGCAGGCCCGCCGGTTGCTGATGCCGGAGGCGTGGGCGCTGACCGAGGCACGCACCCGCGGGGTGTTCCCTCCGCAGCGTCCGCCCCAGGAGGTCGCCGCGCTGCCGATGAACGATCGGGAGCGCGGCCTGTTCCAGGAGGCGATGGCCGGACAGCTGTACGGCACCGGGCCGGAGGTGGAGCAGCAGCTGTCCGGGTTGGTCGAACGCAGCGGTGCGGACGAGGTCCTGGTGACCATGTCCACCTTCGACCCGGCGGCGAAGCTGGACTCCTACCGCAGGCTGGCCGCGCTCACCGCCCGGCAGCCCTCCCTGAACAGCGCCTGA
- a CDS encoding serine/threonine-protein kinase: MAGHYRLVEHIGSGAMGVVWRAIDERLERSVAIKQILTQPGLSEAERVNIRQRAMREAKNAARFQHPNAIVVFDIAEHAGDPCLVMEYLPSQSLSAILAERPMLPVPEVAAIGKQVAAALVAAHRAGLVHRDVKPGNVLIDENGTAKITDFGISRAAGDITLTQTGLIGGTPAYLAPELARGSDPAPSSDVFALGATLYHAIEGQTPYGNNANQLALLYSAANGKIIPPSNAGPATALLMSLLRTDPEERPSMAEARDQLTALATGGAAGAGGGGNGQKLSETLVSPPLMHAGRKPAEPASAPPPPVTGVQPPWQRTGKPAAPQPTSAFTPEGAAPAASPSGGSSGGGGALGRRKPLVIGAAAVVLVVAATVLVILLNSGGGEDPGSDRQAQDPGTTATGTAPDGSQTSGSPSAPAGAPGTTPSQGTVAEGAAYDQLKAFLDAIGTEKAWEMLTPAAQSVYGDFSSFSQHWSDYALKDYETANEHGSDSDGAINVSYNIKYKDEGWDRSPVRIIDAGGGKLLIDSDTRRPNARGGY; encoded by the coding sequence ATCGCAGGGCACTACCGCCTCGTAGAGCACATTGGCAGCGGCGCCATGGGCGTGGTCTGGCGCGCCATCGACGAACGCCTCGAGCGGTCGGTGGCGATCAAGCAGATCCTGACGCAGCCGGGTCTTTCCGAGGCGGAGCGGGTGAACATCAGGCAACGCGCCATGCGCGAGGCCAAGAATGCCGCGCGCTTCCAGCATCCCAACGCGATCGTGGTGTTCGATATCGCCGAGCACGCAGGCGATCCGTGCCTGGTGATGGAGTACCTGCCTTCGCAGAGCCTGTCCGCGATCCTCGCCGAGCGGCCGATGTTGCCGGTGCCGGAGGTCGCCGCGATCGGCAAGCAGGTCGCCGCCGCGCTGGTCGCCGCGCACCGCGCGGGCCTGGTACACCGCGATGTGAAACCGGGCAACGTGCTGATTGACGAGAACGGCACCGCCAAGATCACCGATTTCGGGATTTCCCGTGCCGCGGGCGATATCACCCTCACCCAAACCGGGCTGATCGGTGGCACGCCCGCGTATCTGGCGCCGGAACTGGCCAGGGGCTCCGATCCCGCGCCCAGCTCCGATGTGTTCGCACTCGGCGCCACCCTGTACCACGCCATCGAGGGCCAGACGCCCTACGGAAACAATGCCAATCAACTGGCCCTGCTGTATTCGGCGGCCAACGGAAAGATCATTCCGCCGAGCAACGCCGGACCGGCCACCGCACTGCTGATGAGCCTGCTGCGCACCGACCCCGAGGAACGGCCCAGCATGGCCGAGGCGCGCGACCAGCTGACCGCGCTGGCCACGGGTGGTGCGGCCGGGGCCGGAGGCGGCGGTAACGGTCAGAAGCTGTCCGAAACATTGGTGTCTCCCCCGCTGATGCACGCCGGCCGCAAGCCAGCCGAGCCGGCGTCGGCACCCCCGCCTCCGGTTACCGGAGTGCAGCCACCATGGCAGCGCACCGGGAAACCGGCCGCTCCGCAGCCGACCTCCGCGTTCACCCCGGAAGGCGCGGCACCCGCGGCCTCCCCCTCCGGTGGCAGTAGCGGTGGCGGTGGCGCGCTAGGCAGACGTAAACCGCTGGTCATCGGCGCGGCCGCGGTCGTGTTGGTGGTCGCGGCCACCGTGCTCGTCATTCTGCTGAACTCCGGCGGGGGCGAGGATCCCGGCTCGGATCGGCAGGCGCAGGACCCCGGCACGACGGCCACCGGTACCGCTCCGGACGGATCACAGACCTCCGGCTCACCGTCGGCACCGGCCGGCGCCCCCGGCACGACCCCAAGCCAGGGAACGGTTGCCGAGGGCGCGGCCTATGACCAGCTCAAGGCGTTTCTCGACGCGATCGGGACAGAGAAGGCGTGGGAAATGCTGACACCCGCCGCGCAAAGTGTGTACGGAGATTTCTCGAGCTTCAGCCAGCACTGGTCCGACTACGCGTTGAAGGACTATGAAACGGCGAACGAGCACGGTTCGGACTCTGACGGCGCGATCAATGTCTCGTACAACATCAAATACAAGGACGAGGGTTGGGATCGGTCTCCGGTCCGGATCATCGACGCCGGAGGCGGAAAGCTGCTCATTGATTCCGACACCCGGCGGCCCAATGCCCGCGGCGGCTACTGA
- the hemQ gene encoding hydrogen peroxide-dependent heme synthase: MARLNYQELNDTIRYTAWSVFRVEQGKLPEDRGASARETAEYLDALEDKGVAVRGVYDLAGLRADADYLIWWHAPEVEQVQAAYSGFRRTPLGRVSVPVWSQFALHRPAEFNRSHIPAFLAGEEPRRYVCVYPFVRSYEWYLLPDDERRKMLADHGKEARDYPDVRANTVASFALGDYEWILAFEADELHRIVDLMRHLRGTEARRHVREEIPFYTGTRVPPEELVLNLP, translated from the coding sequence ATGGCGCGGTTGAACTACCAAGAGTTGAACGACACCATTCGCTACACCGCGTGGTCGGTGTTCCGGGTGGAGCAGGGGAAGCTGCCGGAGGACCGCGGTGCCTCCGCCAGGGAGACCGCCGAGTACCTGGACGCGCTGGAGGACAAGGGCGTGGCGGTGCGCGGGGTGTACGACCTCGCCGGCCTGCGCGCCGACGCGGACTACCTGATCTGGTGGCACGCCCCGGAGGTCGAGCAGGTGCAGGCCGCCTACAGCGGGTTCCGGCGCACCCCGCTCGGCCGGGTCTCGGTGCCGGTGTGGAGCCAGTTCGCGCTGCACCGGCCCGCGGAGTTCAACCGCAGCCACATCCCGGCCTTCCTGGCGGGGGAGGAACCGCGCAGGTACGTCTGCGTGTACCCCTTCGTGCGGTCCTACGAGTGGTACCTGCTGCCGGACGACGAGCGGCGCAAGATGCTGGCCGACCACGGCAAGGAGGCCCGTGACTATCCGGACGTGCGGGCGAACACCGTGGCCTCCTTCGCGCTCGGCGACTACGAGTGGATCCTCGCCTTCGAGGCCGACGAGCTGCACCGCATCGTCGACCTGATGCGGCACCTGCGCGGCACCGAGGCCCGTAGGCATGTGCGCGAGGAGATCCCGTTCTACACCGGAACCAGGGTGCCGCCCGAGGAACTGGTGCTGAACCTGCCTTAG
- the msrB gene encoding peptide-methionine (R)-S-oxide reductase MsrB, with amino-acid sequence MKPVVGATPRVVKSEQEWREQLGPEEYAVLRQAGTERPFTGEYTDTETTGVYECRACGAELFRSTTKFASHCGWPSFYDPADSDAVLLREDRSMGMKRVEVLCASCHSHLGHVFEGEGYDTPTDQRYCINSVALKLVPTDS; translated from the coding sequence ATGAAACCTGTCGTCGGCGCCACCCCGCGCGTGGTGAAGTCGGAGCAGGAGTGGCGGGAGCAGCTGGGACCGGAGGAGTACGCGGTGCTCCGGCAGGCCGGGACCGAACGCCCGTTCACCGGCGAGTACACCGACACCGAGACGACCGGGGTGTACGAGTGCCGCGCCTGCGGCGCCGAGTTGTTCCGCAGCACCACCAAGTTCGCCAGCCACTGCGGCTGGCCCTCCTTCTACGATCCGGCCGACTCCGATGCCGTGCTGCTGCGCGAGGACCGCAGCATGGGCATGAAGCGGGTCGAGGTGCTGTGCGCCTCCTGCCACAGCCATCTCGGGCACGTGTTCGAGGGCGAGGGCTACGACACGCCGACCGACCAGCGCTACTGCATCAACTCCGTCGCGCTGAAGCTGGTACCCACCGACTCCTGA
- a CDS encoding TVP38/TMEM64 family protein: MTGRSKLLLGLALLVAVVLAAVLLPVPSPAELRALVRDAGPAAPLLFLSAYAVLTAAPIPRTVFSLAAGLLLGNLLGLAVAMAGTAASAALGFLAARALGRDLVARHLHRNWVRTVNDRLTGGGVLAVTSLRLIPVIPFAPLSYCCGVSTIRLTPYVAGTVLGSLPGTAAVVLLGDAITGTTPPALLACYAVFALAGAVGVARVVRRTNRKEVESERTAV; this comes from the coding sequence GTGACCGGCCGCAGCAAACTGCTCCTGGGACTCGCCCTGCTGGTGGCCGTCGTACTCGCGGCCGTGCTGCTGCCCGTCCCCAGCCCGGCCGAGCTGCGTGCGCTGGTGCGGGACGCGGGTCCGGCGGCGCCGCTGCTGTTCCTTTCCGCATACGCGGTGCTCACCGCCGCGCCGATCCCGCGCACCGTGTTCAGCCTGGCCGCGGGGCTGCTGCTGGGGAACCTGCTCGGGCTGGCCGTCGCCATGGCCGGGACCGCCGCCTCGGCCGCGCTGGGCTTCCTGGCCGCCAGGGCGCTCGGCAGGGACCTGGTCGCCAGGCACCTGCACCGGAACTGGGTACGCACGGTCAACGACCGGCTCACCGGCGGCGGCGTGCTGGCGGTGACCTCGCTGCGGCTGATCCCGGTGATCCCGTTCGCCCCGCTGAGCTACTGCTGCGGGGTATCCACGATCCGCCTCACGCCCTATGTGGCGGGGACGGTTCTCGGCAGCCTGCCCGGAACGGCCGCGGTGGTGCTGCTCGGCGACGCCATCACCGGCACCACCCCGCCCGCACTGCTGGCCTGCTACGCGGTATTCGCGCTGGCCGGGGCGGTCGGCGTGGCCAGGGTCGTACGCAGGACCAACCGTAAAGAAGTTGAATCCGAACGTACCGCCGTCTGA
- a CDS encoding TIGR04222 domain-containing membrane protein gives MDQPWGVSGPAFLLLYGCLLVVPAVTVAVLLAASRRAAERRATEQERLPSIYHLAYLLGGAERVVDTAIASLLEHGSLRVNSEGAIQPTGAVPAGDPVERAVYSVASLHRRIRRRKLVHSVRRAPAVHDVRRQLEERGLLTAAWWRTRLLRILCAGYVLLAALGVLRLIAAVRVDARVDLLIVLLVVTGLLMVGSAVLARPRATGVPTPAGEGLAGRATARLTPRTPTTPGARWSVGPIEGAVGAAAAAVVVDGLIGYPDEEIAEAVTWTPQPSFGGPIPAHTDPGGFGLDTGAGEGGGGGGGGGGGGGGCGGGG, from the coding sequence ATGGACCAGCCATGGGGCGTTTCCGGACCGGCGTTCCTGCTGCTGTACGGCTGCCTGCTGGTCGTGCCAGCCGTCACGGTCGCGGTGCTACTGGCCGCGAGCAGGCGCGCGGCCGAGCGCCGCGCCACGGAGCAGGAACGGCTGCCGAGCATCTACCACCTCGCCTACCTGCTCGGAGGCGCCGAACGGGTGGTGGACACGGCGATCGCGAGCCTGCTGGAACACGGCAGCCTGCGGGTCAACAGCGAGGGTGCCATCCAGCCGACCGGCGCGGTCCCGGCGGGCGATCCCGTGGAGCGGGCGGTGTACTCGGTCGCCTCCCTCCACCGTCGCATCCGCAGGCGCAAGCTGGTGCACTCCGTGCGACGGGCACCGGCCGTACACGACGTCCGCCGCCAGCTGGAGGAACGGGGACTACTCACCGCCGCCTGGTGGCGGACCCGCCTGCTGCGGATCCTGTGCGCGGGCTATGTTCTTCTCGCGGCGCTCGGAGTACTGCGCCTGATCGCCGCCGTCCGCGTGGACGCCCGGGTGGACCTGCTGATCGTCCTGCTGGTGGTGACCGGGCTACTGATGGTCGGCAGCGCCGTCCTCGCCCGGCCCCGCGCGACCGGCGTCCCGACTCCGGCAGGGGAAGGCCTGGCCGGCCGTGCCACGGCACGCCTGACCCCCCGGACCCCCACGACACCGGGCGCTCGCTGGTCCGTCGGTCCGATCGAGGGCGCGGTCGGCGCCGCCGCGGCCGCGGTGGTGGTCGATGGCCTGATCGGTTACCCCGACGAGGAGATCGCCGAAGCCGTCACCTGGACGCCGCAACCTTCGTTCGGCGGCCCCATCCCGGCGCATACCGACCCGGGCGGGTTCGGCTTGGACACCGGCGCGGGCGAAGGAGGCGGCGGTGGCGGCGGAGGAGGTGGGGGCGGGGGCGGCTGCGGTGGTGGCGGGTGA
- a CDS encoding DUF692 domain-containing protein yields the protein MTGSSGVPPLGVGIGWRPEIDLSVERLPGVDWVEVIAENLHSDRLPESLVRLRARGLPVLPHAVSLSLGGAEPLDTRRVEHLATVAEALEAPLASDHVCFVRAGGLDAGHLLPLPRTMDALDVLVANVRLAQSILGVPLALENIAALLEWPDPELSEGAFLRELTERTGCLLIVDVANLYAGARNLGSDPHRFLDELPLERIAYVHVAGGSEHEGVYHDTHAAPVPVPVLELLGELRARVRPPGALLERDDDYPTDAELAAELAAIRAVLEHR from the coding sequence GTGACCGGATCCTCCGGCGTGCCACCGCTCGGGGTCGGCATCGGCTGGCGCCCGGAGATCGACCTCTCGGTGGAGCGGCTGCCCGGGGTGGACTGGGTGGAGGTGATCGCCGAGAACCTGCACTCCGACCGGCTGCCGGAGTCGCTGGTCCGGCTGCGCGCACGCGGCCTCCCGGTGTTGCCGCATGCCGTATCGCTCTCGCTCGGCGGGGCCGAACCGCTGGACACCCGCAGGGTGGAGCACCTGGCCACGGTTGCCGAGGCACTGGAAGCGCCGCTGGCCAGCGACCACGTCTGCTTCGTGCGCGCGGGTGGGCTGGACGCGGGGCACCTGCTCCCGCTGCCGCGCACCATGGACGCACTGGACGTACTGGTGGCGAACGTGCGGCTGGCGCAGTCGATCCTCGGCGTCCCGCTCGCCCTGGAGAACATCGCGGCCCTGCTGGAATGGCCGGACCCCGAACTGAGCGAGGGCGCCTTCCTGCGGGAGCTGACCGAGCGCACCGGCTGCCTGCTGATCGTGGACGTGGCGAACCTGTACGCGGGCGCCCGCAACCTGGGCTCCGATCCGCACCGGTTCCTGGACGAGCTTCCGCTGGAGCGGATCGCGTACGTGCACGTGGCGGGCGGTTCCGAGCACGAAGGCGTGTACCACGACACGCATGCCGCTCCGGTTCCCGTGCCGGTGCTGGAGCTCCTGGGTGAGCTGCGCGCCAGGGTGCGACCCCCGGGTGCGCTGCTGGAACGCGATGACGACTATCCCACCGACGCGGAGCTCGCCGCCGAGCTCGCCGCGATCCGGGCCGTCCTGGAGCACCGGTGA
- a CDS encoding TIGR04222 domain-containing membrane protein has protein sequence MGEHWGLPGGAFLLLYVRLLNLPWITGMIMVRVWRRAGRHGEQLPGPRHLAYLTGGPVQVVETTIAALLESGKLRVNSGGLFQAASGATGDDQLEDAVLENTRRRRSPTRAGLVGSTRRSPGVLEIERYLARRGLVGAELPERRRTRMVLILQVLVLALGLGALLTSDGPENFVAILLMLILVGGGSAGGALFLQHSRRALDDVPTPAGRRLVAGSAAWPATRIRRSRPPRPRSSPPASDRRNAPSRRHRGWWRLWRRLRGRWLRRRRWRLRGLSRRR, from the coding sequence ATGGGCGAACACTGGGGGCTGCCGGGCGGGGCGTTTCTGCTGCTCTACGTCAGGCTACTGAACCTACCCTGGATCACCGGCATGATCATGGTGCGGGTGTGGCGCCGGGCCGGCCGGCACGGGGAACAGCTGCCGGGCCCCCGACACCTGGCCTATCTGACCGGCGGGCCCGTGCAGGTCGTCGAGACGACGATCGCCGCCCTGCTGGAGAGCGGGAAGCTCCGGGTGAACAGCGGGGGCTTGTTCCAGGCCGCCAGCGGCGCGACCGGCGATGATCAGCTGGAAGACGCGGTGCTGGAGAACACGCGCCGCCGCCGGTCCCCGACCCGTGCCGGGCTCGTCGGATCCACTCGCCGCTCGCCCGGCGTGCTGGAGATCGAGCGGTACCTCGCGCGGCGCGGGCTGGTCGGCGCCGAACTACCGGAGCGGCGACGGACCCGCATGGTCCTGATCCTGCAGGTCCTGGTACTGGCCTTGGGCCTGGGCGCGTTGCTGACCAGCGACGGTCCGGAAAACTTCGTCGCCATCCTGCTCATGCTGATACTTGTCGGCGGCGGTTCCGCCGGTGGGGCACTGTTCCTCCAGCACAGCCGCCGCGCGCTGGACGACGTCCCCACCCCAGCGGGCCGCAGGCTGGTCGCCGGTTCGGCGGCCTGGCCGGCTACCCGGATCCGCAGATCGCGGCCGCCGCGGCCAAGGTCGAGCCCACCGGCATCGGACCGCCGGAACGCCCCATCGCGGCGGCACCGGGGGTGGTGGCGGCTGTGGCGGCGGCTGCGGGGGAGGTGGCTGCGGCGGCGGAGGTGGCGGCTGCGGGGGCTGAGCCGGCGCCGGTAA